TAATTCATATGTAATGCATGTTTTGtgaattaaagattaaaaaaaaaaaatttatctacCCATATATTTTTACCAATTTTATCTTATTCATCTCTGCCTTGGTGTCTCTGGAGCCCTTTGAAAGCTTGATACTACATTATATGAGCCACAAGGTGGCGCCCCATGATTACATTAAAGTTCCTCCTGCTCTTATGCTAGCAGCTCTATATTGCTAAATTGTATGAATAGAGCACGATTAAATGAGTCTTTCTAGGTTACCAGGCAGTTACTTGCTCCTTTACCTTCCTTAAATAAGCAGATATCAATATTCAGAAAGCTTCAAAAGTGATCAGATAATAACATATTAGCTGTTCACACAAAGTGTGTTAAACTGACTTTTTCATCTAAATTCTAatcatgaatgtttttaattattacacaACAGATTGATCACATGGCTCTTACAATGAAGCCTGCATGGATAGCTATGCTTTATGTGGTAATGGCAGCCGGACTGGATGTCTCTCAGGAGGAGGACACAGAGCTGGCTAAGCAGGACGGCAGGGAACCTTGTGCCCGTTGGATGAGGGGTGTTCCTGGCACCCCAGGTTTTGATGGCATCCCCGGGCGGGATGGACTTGATGGGCGTGAGGGAGAAAAGGGAGATATCGGAGATTCAGGTGATTCATTTACAAACTCCTAATGGTATTGGGTGCccataaaaagtatttaaacttttaaaccaccctttaatatctaatattaatatctaaattaaccCTAATTGGATTTAGTACAGTTGATCAAAATTCACACTatgataaacaacaaaaaagcagctaaaaacagcaaaaacatagAGTGGCTGCCAAATGCATAAGTGTAAATTCACTCAGAGCATAACTAAAAAACCGacataaaatgcatcataaaatgtttctatttgacctgcaaatattgtaattatggaaattgtaaaaatattgtccACGTGTGTCAGCACTTTTGCAGGCCTGTTCGTGACCCTAAATTTTCAAGATAAACATCACCAGTAtttcaaacaactaaaaaacaaaattagtcAATTTGACCCGCAACCTAAACTGAAGAAACATTCTCTAAAAAACTTTTCTTCAGTGAATATAGATTTATGGATTCTTCTCAGTTAACAAAATAAATGGTTTGTCTGCAAAAATCTTAATTAATTCAGTTATCTTTGTCAAGGCCCCAAAGGACCGAATGGAGAGCCAGGTGAACCAGGGGACATGGGACCTGCAGGAAAAAGAGGATTTCCTGGAAACCCCGGTCTGAAAGGAGAAAGAGGAGAGGGTTCCTTTCCTTATCGCTCTGCTTTAAGCATGGGACCCACAGGTAAAACCAGCCCAGCTAGTGGGGCTCCCATCCGCTTCACTAA
This sequence is a window from Cyprinus carpio isolate SPL01 chromosome A24, ASM1834038v1, whole genome shotgun sequence. Protein-coding genes within it:
- the LOC109083005 gene encoding adiponectin-like, whose product is MAAGLDVSQEEDTELAKQDGREPCARWMRGVPGTPGFDGIPGRDGLDGREGEKGDIGDSGPKGPNGEPGEPGDMGPAGKRGFPGNPGLKGERGEGSFPYRSALSMGPTGKTSPASGAPIRFTKTFYNDQHHYNDISGKFHCAIPGIYYFTYHLTINGKDTKVAMYKNGWTVAFNLDQFHNGNLDQASGGVILNLSAGDEVWLQLYDDIFDAGIYADNNNDSTFTGFLLTPKIISNPIDNHRR